In one window of Posidoniimonas corsicana DNA:
- a CDS encoding ParA family protein, with translation MTVITIANSKGGVGKSTVAVHLAAWLHEQGHRVTLADCDTQQSSSEWIREAAPEVRAVRLNNPDHILNELPALAAETDYAIADGPGSQTETSRALLLRADLAIVPCKASMLEVRALAKATEVLRQAQDIRGGVPEAVIVLCMVGKRYRLTKDMQDAAAALQLPLADTAMTLRQIYADAPGQGAVVWQMGARARTAADEVHRLFAELLPEAQRRKMKSA, from the coding sequence ATGACAGTAATCACCATCGCAAACTCCAAAGGGGGCGTCGGAAAGTCGACCGTCGCGGTCCACCTCGCCGCCTGGCTCCACGAGCAAGGCCACCGGGTCACACTCGCCGACTGCGACACGCAGCAGAGCTCCTCGGAATGGATCCGTGAGGCCGCGCCCGAGGTCCGGGCCGTCCGTCTCAACAACCCCGACCATATTCTGAACGAGCTGCCGGCGCTCGCGGCCGAGACCGACTACGCGATCGCCGACGGCCCCGGCAGTCAGACCGAGACCAGCCGGGCGCTCTTGCTGCGAGCAGACCTCGCCATCGTGCCGTGCAAGGCGTCGATGCTGGAGGTCCGGGCGCTGGCGAAGGCGACCGAGGTGCTCAGGCAGGCCCAGGACATCCGCGGCGGCGTTCCTGAGGCAGTGATTGTGCTCTGCATGGTCGGCAAGCGTTACCGCTTAACCAAAGACATGCAGGACGCCGCGGCGGCATTGCAGCTTCCGCTGGCGGATACGGCGATGACACTGCGCCAGATTTACGCCGACGCCCCCGGTCAGGGAGCGGTCGTCTGGCAGATGGGCGCCCGCGCCCGAACGGCGGCCGACGAGGTGCACCGCCTGTTCGCCGAGCTCCTGCCCGAGGCCCAGCGCCGTAAAATGAAATCAGCGTAG
- the mobF gene encoding MobF family relaxase has translation MLRIVQNRSAASAKSYYSHAEYYGESQEMPGRWGGKAAKLLGLEGTVDQPSFDMLCDNLDPRTGDPLTARTNHDRTVGYDFNFHVPKGLSLAYAFGDERIGRVFEESVEATMREIEQESKTRVRTSGKQEDRVTGNLVWGTFVHKTARPIEGEPDPHLHAHCFVFNATLDPVENRFKAAQFRDLKRDAGYFEARFHARLARRVKDELGYDLRRTGRQWDIAAIPAELAKKFSRRTAQIEDLAQERGITSADQKSELAAVTRESKTKHQTVDELRQSWRARLTDEEAQLIDALPSTLQPDGGSAVDAGPANTAAAVRQAIHHCFERDAVVPERKLLAEALRVGVGQIDADDVEQEAFRQHVLAREIDGRRMATTAEVLAEEQAVIDYARRCRGAVRPLNDAWQVSEENAWLSDEQRSAIRQLAHSPDRVQLLLGGAGVGKTTLMTEAVRAINDGGRQVFTFAPSAEASRGVLRSEGFETATTVAELLLNEKLHDQVRGQVLWVDEAGLLGSRQLKRLFDLADGLDCRVILSGDWKRQHGSVERGGVLPLLDRYAGVTPIEVRTIRRQEGAYKAAIAAMSAGDLASGFDQLDKLGWVRELDPKSMDQQIAADYAELTKAGKSALVVSPTHRQAAHVTAAIRARLREQGALKSDDRELLKLEPLHLTEAEKSDPAFLEEGAVLVFHQNARGYQKGDRVVVHGSVDPEITSQSSRYSVYRASSLPVASGDQIRLTAGGRTKDGEHRLNNGATFEVAGVLPSGDLKLANGWIIDRSFGHLAHGYVTTSHASQGRTVDHVLIAESAESFPAASSEQFYVSASRGRRSVRIYTDDKAELRDVVQASSANTTASEVMFGPDPHYDRHRKQREASHTPSLAPVVTPTHEPTYAR, from the coding sequence ATGCTGAGGATCGTGCAGAACCGGTCGGCGGCCAGTGCCAAGTCGTACTACAGCCACGCCGAGTACTACGGCGAGAGCCAAGAGATGCCCGGCCGCTGGGGCGGCAAGGCCGCCAAGCTGCTCGGGCTGGAGGGGACCGTCGACCAGCCGAGCTTTGACATGCTGTGCGACAACCTGGACCCGCGGACGGGAGACCCGCTCACGGCCCGCACCAACCACGACCGCACGGTCGGCTACGACTTTAATTTTCATGTGCCCAAGGGTCTGAGCCTGGCGTACGCCTTCGGCGACGAGCGGATCGGCCGCGTCTTCGAGGAGTCGGTCGAAGCGACCATGCGGGAGATCGAGCAAGAATCCAAGACCCGCGTCCGGACCAGCGGCAAGCAGGAGGACCGCGTCACCGGCAACCTCGTCTGGGGGACCTTTGTTCACAAGACGGCCCGCCCGATCGAGGGGGAGCCCGACCCGCACCTGCACGCCCACTGTTTCGTGTTCAACGCGACATTGGACCCAGTCGAGAACCGGTTCAAGGCGGCCCAGTTCCGCGACCTGAAGCGGGACGCCGGCTACTTCGAGGCCCGATTCCACGCCCGGCTCGCCCGGCGGGTCAAGGATGAGCTCGGCTACGACCTCCGCCGTACGGGCCGGCAGTGGGACATCGCCGCCATCCCCGCCGAGCTCGCCAAGAAATTCTCCCGCCGCACGGCACAGATCGAGGACCTGGCCCAGGAGCGGGGGATCACCTCCGCCGACCAGAAGTCGGAGCTGGCCGCGGTGACGCGCGAGAGCAAGACCAAGCACCAGACAGTCGACGAGCTCCGGCAGTCGTGGCGGGCCCGGCTCACCGACGAGGAGGCGCAGCTCATCGACGCCCTGCCGTCGACGCTGCAGCCAGACGGCGGCAGCGCCGTCGACGCGGGCCCTGCGAACACGGCCGCCGCGGTGCGGCAGGCGATCCATCATTGCTTCGAACGCGACGCGGTCGTGCCGGAGCGGAAATTACTCGCGGAGGCGTTGCGCGTCGGCGTGGGGCAGATCGACGCCGACGACGTCGAGCAGGAGGCGTTCCGGCAGCACGTGCTGGCCCGCGAGATCGACGGCCGCCGGATGGCGACCACCGCCGAGGTGCTGGCCGAGGAGCAGGCGGTCATCGACTACGCCCGCCGCTGCCGCGGCGCGGTAAGGCCGCTGAACGACGCCTGGCAGGTTTCCGAAGAGAACGCGTGGCTTAGCGACGAGCAGCGGTCGGCGATCCGCCAGTTGGCCCACAGCCCCGACCGCGTGCAGCTGCTGTTGGGGGGCGCCGGCGTCGGCAAGACCACGCTCATGACCGAGGCAGTGCGGGCGATCAACGACGGCGGGCGCCAGGTGTTCACGTTCGCGCCGTCGGCCGAGGCGAGCCGGGGCGTGCTCCGCAGCGAGGGTTTCGAGACAGCGACGACCGTCGCCGAGCTGCTCCTCAATGAGAAACTCCACGACCAAGTCCGCGGCCAGGTGCTGTGGGTCGACGAGGCAGGACTGCTCGGCAGCCGGCAGCTCAAGCGGCTGTTCGACCTGGCGGACGGGCTCGACTGCCGCGTGATCCTGTCGGGCGACTGGAAGCGGCAGCACGGCAGCGTCGAGCGGGGCGGCGTGCTGCCGCTGTTGGACCGCTACGCGGGCGTCACACCGATCGAGGTCCGCACCATCCGCCGGCAAGAGGGCGCCTACAAGGCGGCGATCGCCGCCATGTCAGCTGGGGATCTGGCCAGTGGGTTCGATCAACTCGACAAGCTTGGCTGGGTTCGCGAGCTGGACCCAAAGTCGATGGACCAGCAGATCGCCGCTGACTACGCCGAACTCACGAAAGCGGGCAAGTCGGCGCTCGTTGTCTCGCCTACCCACCGCCAAGCGGCCCACGTCACCGCTGCAATCCGAGCTAGATTGCGGGAGCAGGGAGCCTTGAAGAGCGACGACCGGGAGCTGCTGAAACTGGAGCCGCTGCACCTGACCGAGGCCGAGAAGTCGGATCCTGCGTTCCTGGAGGAGGGGGCGGTCCTCGTTTTCCACCAGAACGCCCGCGGCTATCAGAAAGGCGACCGGGTCGTGGTACACGGTTCCGTGGACCCTGAGATCACCTCGCAGTCGAGCCGGTACTCGGTCTACCGGGCGAGTTCGCTGCCGGTCGCGTCCGGCGACCAGATCCGGCTCACCGCCGGCGGCCGCACCAAGGACGGCGAGCACCGGCTCAACAACGGCGCGACCTTCGAGGTCGCCGGCGTGCTGCCGAGCGGTGACCTGAAGCTCGCCAACGGCTGGATCATCGACCGCTCGTTCGGTCACTTGGCGCACGGCTACGTCACCACCAGTCACGCCAGCCAGGGCCGGACGGTCGATCACGTGCTGATCGCCGAGTCGGCCGAGTCGTTCCCTGCCGCCAGCAGCGAGCAGTTCTACGTCAGCGCCTCCCGCGGACGCCGCTCGGTCCGCATCTACACCGACGACAAGGCCGAGCTCCGCGATGTGGTGCAGGCCTCCTCCGCCAACACGACCGCTAGCGAGGTGATGTTCGGCCCCGACCCTCACTACGACCGCCACCGCAAGCAGCGCGAGGCCTCGCACACGCCGTCACTGGCGCCAGTCGTCACGCCAACCCATGAGCCGACCTATGCCCGATAG
- a CDS encoding replication initiator protein A, whose protein sequence is MTDTLLDPPLGDRSPLLPDRHPTADFFVCDVLDAAPKGDLASMEHPVFSLSSKPDYRVRRYEHGDCFIEVKPSSDGLATVHDRDVLIYCISQLMAARNAGHAVSPVVRFKAYDLLTATNRMTNGQGYEALKAALERLSGTRISTNIVTGGQEIFETFGLIERAKIVRQTRDGRMQEIEVKLADWVFAAIRHNEVLTLNKDYFRLRKPLERRLYEIGRKFCGRQASWKISLELLRKKCGSTSTLKEFRRLVTRITREHAVHRHIPDYDIRLGQNDLVIFTNRLQRSEQATERDGSILLAAEIYDEARMLAPGWDVYVIEQEWRAWLTERPRRPDAAFLGFCRKWVERRGSPY, encoded by the coding sequence ATGACCGACACGCTGCTCGACCCCCCTTTAGGCGACCGCTCGCCGCTGCTGCCCGACCGGCACCCGACCGCCGACTTCTTTGTCTGCGACGTGCTCGACGCCGCCCCCAAGGGGGACCTGGCGTCCATGGAGCACCCGGTGTTCTCGCTCTCGTCAAAGCCCGACTACCGCGTCCGCCGGTACGAGCACGGCGACTGCTTCATCGAAGTCAAACCCTCATCCGATGGGCTGGCGACGGTGCACGACCGCGACGTGCTGATCTACTGCATCAGCCAGCTGATGGCCGCCCGTAATGCAGGCCACGCGGTCTCGCCCGTCGTGCGGTTCAAGGCGTACGACCTGCTGACCGCCACCAACCGGATGACCAACGGCCAGGGCTACGAGGCCTTGAAGGCGGCGCTGGAGCGGCTCTCGGGCACGCGGATCAGCACCAACATCGTCACCGGCGGCCAGGAGATTTTTGAGACGTTCGGGCTGATCGAGCGGGCCAAGATCGTCCGCCAGACCCGGGACGGCCGGATGCAGGAGATCGAGGTCAAGCTGGCCGACTGGGTGTTCGCCGCGATCCGGCACAACGAGGTGCTGACCCTCAACAAGGACTACTTCCGGCTCCGCAAGCCGCTGGAGCGGCGTCTCTACGAGATCGGCCGCAAGTTCTGCGGCCGCCAGGCGTCGTGGAAGATCTCGCTCGAACTGCTGCGGAAGAAGTGCGGCTCGACGTCCACCCTGAAGGAGTTCCGGCGGCTGGTGACGCGGATCACCCGCGAGCACGCCGTGCACCGGCACATCCCCGACTACGACATCCGGCTCGGTCAGAACGACCTGGTAATCTTCACCAATCGCCTGCAGCGTAGCGAGCAGGCGACCGAGCGGGACGGCAGCATCCTGCTGGCGGCAGAGATCTACGACGAGGCGAGGATGCTGGCGCCGGGGTGGGACGTCTACGTGATCGAACAAGAGTGGCGGGCCTGGCTTACCGAACGCCCGCGGCGTCCCGACGCGGCGTTCCTCGGGTTTTGCCGTAAGTGGGTGGAACGGCGAGGATCGCCCTATTGA
- a CDS encoding DUF2726 domain-containing protein, which translates to MPRRSPPQDSQEKSPYTAQPRLISAGELRFYHTVLEPSFGNRFYIGVQVPMTAVLRVNDEQWDRAAGRRIRQKRLDFVLAYAKTFRVAAVVELDDLSHRDSERRRRDRFVGRALQEAGVLLIRIPVYRKYDAKRIRAIVNRRLREQRMRDRAGGV; encoded by the coding sequence ATGCCCCGCCGCTCACCTCCGCAGGACTCCCAGGAGAAGTCCCCGTACACGGCTCAACCACGGTTGATCTCCGCCGGCGAGTTGCGGTTCTATCACACCGTGCTCGAGCCCAGCTTCGGCAATCGTTTCTACATCGGCGTTCAGGTCCCGATGACCGCCGTGCTGCGCGTCAACGACGAGCAGTGGGACCGGGCCGCCGGACGCCGGATCCGGCAGAAGCGGCTCGACTTCGTGCTCGCCTACGCCAAGACGTTCCGCGTGGCCGCGGTGGTCGAGTTGGATGACCTCAGCCATCGCGACTCCGAGCGACGACGACGAGATCGGTTCGTCGGGCGGGCGTTGCAGGAGGCCGGCGTGCTCCTGATCCGGATCCCGGTGTACCGGAAGTACGACGCGAAGCGGATCCGGGCGATCGTTAACCGTCGGCTCCGCGAGCAACGAATGCGTGACAGGGCGGGGGGAGTCTGA
- a CDS encoding IS5 family transposase, which translates to MFSLTYRQTEGFGRSLVRLMDARVEIPDYTSLQKRAAKMEIALNATPKHGPIDVVVDSTGLKVFGEGEWKARKHGVSKRRTWRKLHLAIAPETGEIVAEESTDNDKHDADLVEPLIDQVEPPIEKFYGDGAYDQRKVYDALECEAAQPIIPPRKNAKIWRHANSNDYRLPRDEALRQIRRTSRKAWKIDVGYHVRSLVETTMHRVKTTFGDKLRSRKPPNQKTEARLRCAILNRFTQLGMPQFVWS; encoded by the coding sequence GTGTTCAGCCTAACCTACCGGCAGACGGAGGGCTTCGGCCGCTCGCTGGTGCGGCTGATGGACGCCAGGGTGGAGATCCCCGATTACACGTCGCTGCAGAAGCGGGCGGCCAAGATGGAGATCGCCTTGAACGCCACGCCGAAACACGGTCCGATTGACGTGGTGGTCGACAGCACGGGCCTGAAGGTCTTTGGCGAGGGCGAGTGGAAGGCCCGCAAGCACGGCGTGAGCAAGCGTCGCACGTGGCGGAAGCTGCACCTCGCGATCGCCCCGGAGACGGGCGAGATCGTGGCCGAGGAGTCGACCGACAACGACAAGCACGACGCCGATCTGGTGGAGCCCTTGATCGATCAGGTCGAGCCGCCGATCGAGAAGTTCTACGGCGACGGCGCCTACGACCAGCGGAAAGTGTATGACGCCTTGGAATGCGAGGCGGCTCAGCCGATCATCCCGCCCCGCAAGAACGCCAAGATCTGGCGGCACGCGAACTCGAACGACTACCGTCTGCCACGCGACGAGGCGCTCCGCCAGATCCGACGCACAAGCCGCAAGGCTTGGAAGATCGACGTCGGCTACCACGTGCGGAGCCTGGTCGAGACCACCATGCACCGCGTCAAGACAACCTTCGGCGACAAGCTCCGGAGCCGAAAACCGCCCAACCAGAAAACCGAAGCCCGGCTACGCTGTGCGATACTCAACCGCTTCACCCAACTCGGCATGCCTCAGTTCGTGTGGAGTTAG
- a CDS encoding helix-turn-helix domain-containing protein, whose protein sequence is MTTFDHQAFDARLGEQLRLARKKRGITKSGLAAGLQLPLTARQLEQIERGDASLSAVHLVQIVQRLDLPLALLLGRVLLDARLDESELAEAWQRLDGPARSRLRRLVCHVADGDAIESA, encoded by the coding sequence ATGACCACGTTCGACCACCAGGCCTTTGATGCCCGCCTCGGCGAGCAGCTTCGGCTTGCCCGCAAAAAACGCGGCATCACGAAGAGTGGACTGGCCGCCGGGCTGCAGCTTCCGCTGACGGCGCGGCAGCTAGAACAGATCGAACGCGGCGATGCGAGTCTCTCCGCCGTGCACCTGGTGCAGATCGTCCAGCGGCTGGACCTGCCGCTGGCGTTGCTGCTGGGTCGGGTCCTGCTCGACGCCCGCCTGGATGAGTCCGAGCTAGCGGAAGCCTGGCAGCGGCTCGACGGGCCGGCACGCAGTCGCCTGCGGCGGCTTGTGTGCCACGTCGCCGATGGGGACGCGATCGAGAGCGCGTAG
- a CDS encoding family 43 glycosylhydrolase, which translates to MKPMLIFVLLLLASSSLVAADYPRAILPGDFPDPTIIRDGEEFYMTHSPFVYSPGFLIWRSTDLVNWEPLARTHTEIRGSAYAPDLVKHDGRYYIYYPASGTNWVIWADDIRGPWSPPIDLKTQRIDPGHVVDQDGKRYLHLSAGTMIPLADDGLSTTGKLTTVYKGWRYPREWKTEGFYLESPKLNYKDGYYYLTSAQGGTAGPPTSHMVVSARSKNIDGPWENSPYNPIVRTHSADEPWWSKGHGTLVCDSQNDWWIVYHGYKRAAHTLGRHTLIDPIKWTDDGWFTLDEDRAPLPSSSNVLPVDPSDDFSDDKLGLLWSFWGRYPHNAIDLKEGSLFLRGRGESPANGRKMLVTIPDHHYEVQVEVDLREAGAGGLILFYRKSVFAGITADESSFTVHRDAFESETFENKLGKNFILKIINQKDLCTLQVSKDGSEWVTLVDHLDVSGMHHNNHRSFYALRAGLVATGTGTTRFDNFHYQSGVLAAKPLFRDPVYDGAADPCIVWNPIVKKWWMFYTNRRSTETELPGVSWVFKTKIGIAESEDGAHWSYVGTANIPRLPEELGGGNATLWAPDIVRGDDGAWRLFLSIQAGVAESWGKVPGYIVQLSSDDLRNWQVDHTFDLPVGSYDAEAIRTPQGAWRLYYKDPSNHASTFYFLGSEDLKRWSEPQRVLSTQGEGPAIFHWKGADWMILCDGRGFKTFRSNDGIDWIQQSGGPLMPHGSGVGTDDTTTARHGDVIVSKNRAYLFYFTHPGRVGEGLKKDGYEQRRSSIQVVELKLRDDRIVAERNDPTYVDLEPR; encoded by the coding sequence ATGAAACCGATGCTAATATTCGTGCTCCTGTTGCTCGCCTCCTCGTCGTTGGTCGCGGCGGATTACCCCAGGGCGATCCTCCCCGGTGATTTTCCGGACCCCACCATCATCCGGGATGGCGAGGAGTTCTATATGACTCACTCGCCCTTCGTCTATTCTCCTGGTTTTCTCATCTGGCGTTCTACCGATCTCGTCAACTGGGAGCCTCTCGCCCGCACCCACACCGAGATCCGGGGCTCGGCTTACGCGCCGGACTTGGTAAAGCACGATGGCCGCTACTACATCTATTACCCCGCCTCCGGCACCAACTGGGTCATCTGGGCCGACGACATCCGTGGCCCCTGGAGCCCGCCCATCGACCTCAAGACGCAGCGTATCGACCCCGGCCACGTGGTTGACCAGGACGGCAAACGCTACCTCCACCTCAGCGCTGGGACGATGATCCCACTCGCAGACGACGGGCTCTCTACCACCGGCAAACTGACGACCGTGTACAAGGGGTGGCGTTACCCACGCGAGTGGAAGACCGAGGGCTTCTACCTCGAATCGCCCAAGCTCAACTACAAGGACGGTTACTACTACCTGACCAGCGCCCAGGGCGGAACGGCCGGACCACCGACTAGCCATATGGTCGTCTCGGCCCGCTCAAAAAACATAGACGGCCCGTGGGAGAATTCGCCTTACAACCCGATTGTCCGCACGCACTCAGCGGACGAGCCATGGTGGTCGAAAGGCCACGGGACCCTTGTGTGCGATTCTCAGAACGATTGGTGGATCGTCTATCACGGCTACAAGCGGGCCGCTCACACGCTCGGCCGCCACACCCTCATCGACCCGATCAAGTGGACTGACGACGGCTGGTTTACGCTTGACGAGGACCGAGCGCCGTTGCCGTCGAGCTCCAACGTCTTGCCGGTCGACCCGTCTGATGATTTCTCAGATGACAAGCTCGGCCTGCTGTGGTCGTTCTGGGGCCGCTACCCTCACAACGCCATCGACCTCAAGGAGGGAAGCCTTTTTCTACGCGGCAGGGGAGAGTCCCCCGCCAACGGCCGCAAGATGCTCGTCACCATTCCCGACCACCACTACGAGGTTCAGGTAGAGGTCGACTTGAGGGAAGCGGGAGCGGGCGGTCTGATTCTCTTCTACCGAAAGAGCGTGTTTGCGGGAATTACCGCAGACGAGTCGAGCTTTACCGTTCACAGGGACGCCTTCGAAAGTGAGACGTTCGAGAACAAGCTCGGTAAGAACTTCATCCTCAAGATCATCAACCAAAAAGATCTCTGCACCCTGCAGGTCAGCAAGGACGGCAGCGAGTGGGTGACCCTCGTCGATCACCTCGACGTCTCTGGCATGCACCACAACAACCATCGCAGCTTCTACGCCTTACGTGCTGGGCTAGTGGCCACGGGGACCGGGACAACCCGCTTCGATAATTTCCACTACCAATCCGGCGTCCTCGCGGCTAAGCCCCTCTTCCGCGACCCGGTTTACGATGGAGCGGCCGACCCCTGCATCGTGTGGAATCCGATCGTAAAGAAGTGGTGGATGTTCTACACCAATCGCCGCTCCACCGAGACCGAGCTGCCGGGCGTCAGCTGGGTCTTTAAGACCAAGATAGGTATCGCGGAGTCAGAGGACGGCGCCCATTGGTCCTACGTCGGTACAGCGAACATTCCCCGCTTGCCGGAAGAACTCGGCGGCGGCAACGCCACGTTGTGGGCGCCAGACATCGTCCGCGGTGACGACGGCGCCTGGCGCCTGTTCCTAAGCATCCAGGCTGGCGTGGCCGAGAGCTGGGGCAAGGTTCCTGGCTACATCGTTCAGCTATCTAGCGATGACCTCCGCAATTGGCAAGTCGACCACACCTTCGACTTGCCTGTTGGCAGCTACGACGCGGAAGCTATTCGTACGCCACAGGGCGCGTGGCGGCTCTACTACAAGGACCCATCCAACCACGCCTCGACCTTCTACTTCCTCGGTAGCGAGGACCTGAAGCGGTGGTCTGAGCCTCAAAGAGTGCTGTCGACCCAAGGCGAGGGCCCCGCCATATTTCACTGGAAGGGCGCGGATTGGATGATTCTCTGTGACGGTCGGGGTTTCAAGACCTTTCGATCCAACGACGGCATCGATTGGATCCAGCAGTCGGGCGGCCCACTGATGCCCCACGGCAGCGGCGTTGGGACCGACGACACCACGACCGCCCGCCATGGCGATGTGATCGTCTCTAAGAATAGGGCCTATCTTTTCTACTTCACGCATCCCGGCCGAGTCGGCGAAGGCCTGAAGAAGGATGGTTACGAGCAACGACGGTCATCGATCCAGGTCGTCGAACTGAAGCTAAGAGACGACCGGATCGTTGCCGAACGCAACGATCCAACCTACGTGGACCTTGAACCACGGTAG
- a CDS encoding ArdC family protein translates to MATKSKNRTDIYAKVTNQIIAELERGVRPWHKPWNAEHAAGRICRPLRHNGTPYHGINILMLWASAEEAGFHCPHWLTFKQAKELGGSVRKGEKGSPVVYASTFTRSETTDDGAEVAEQVPFLKQYTVFNACQVDGLPDRYYELAAAPRETVERIEQADRFFVATGAEIRTGGNRAYYTIEGDYIQLPPIECFVDSESHASTLAHEATHWTRHPSRLDRDLGRKRWGDAGYAMEELVAELGSAFLCADLEITPEVREDHASYLASWLEVLKDDKRAIFTAASLASKAVDYLHGLQPGED, encoded by the coding sequence ATGGCTACCAAGTCCAAGAACCGCACCGACATCTACGCCAAGGTTACGAACCAGATCATTGCCGAACTAGAGCGGGGCGTCCGGCCCTGGCACAAACCCTGGAACGCCGAGCACGCGGCGGGCAGGATCTGCCGGCCGCTCAGGCACAACGGCACCCCCTACCACGGGATCAATATCCTGATGCTATGGGCCTCGGCAGAGGAAGCCGGCTTCCACTGCCCGCACTGGCTGACGTTCAAGCAAGCTAAAGAGTTAGGCGGCTCGGTCCGCAAGGGCGAGAAGGGTTCGCCGGTGGTGTACGCGAGCACGTTCACCCGGAGCGAGACAACCGACGACGGGGCCGAGGTGGCGGAGCAGGTGCCGTTCCTGAAGCAGTACACAGTATTCAATGCCTGCCAGGTCGACGGGCTGCCGGACCGCTACTACGAGTTGGCGGCGGCGCCGCGTGAGACCGTAGAGCGGATCGAGCAGGCGGACCGGTTTTTTGTGGCTACCGGTGCCGAGATCCGCACCGGCGGGAACCGGGCCTACTACACGATTGAGGGCGACTATATCCAGCTGCCGCCGATCGAGTGCTTTGTCGACTCGGAGTCGCACGCGTCCACGCTGGCGCACGAGGCGACGCACTGGACGCGGCACCCATCGCGGTTGGACCGTGATTTGGGTCGGAAGCGGTGGGGTGACGCTGGCTACGCCATGGAAGAACTGGTCGCCGAGCTGGGGTCGGCTTTTCTGTGTGCCGATCTGGAAATCACGCCGGAGGTCCGCGAGGACCACGCTAGCTACCTGGCCAGCTGGCTCGAGGTGCTGAAGGACGACAAGCGGGCCATCTTTACGGCCGCCTCGCTGGCGTCCAAGGCGGTGGACTACCTGCACGGGCTGCAGCCGGGCGAGGACTGA
- a CDS encoding glycoside hydrolase family 43 protein, protein MHIGLSTVGRAMLLAGLAANLSSATAPAESDLAAYLLVYFKDETHSIHFALSPDGYRFSDVNEGRPVIDGAEIAEQKGVRDPHLMRGPDGTFYMAATDLHIYGQAAGHRSSRWQRDANQFGWGNNRAVVLMKSTDLITWTHKVVRIDQAFPGFEGIGSAWAPELIYDHGKKKVMLYFSMRFGKAQDRLYYSYLNDEFTEMSEPPKLLFDYPIDCSYIDGDITQVGNEFHLFYVPHDGTPGVKQAVSDRLTEGYAYDPAWYDSEQLKCEAPNVWKRIGEDRWVLMYDIYGLKPPNFGFRETTDFKTFTDLGRFNEGPMKASNFERPKHGSVVRLTRREAETLSRHWGFTLSFD, encoded by the coding sequence ATGCACATCGGACTCTCGACCGTTGGGCGGGCCATGTTGCTCGCCGGTCTTGCCGCAAATCTCTCCAGCGCTACAGCGCCGGCCGAAAGCGATCTGGCAGCATATCTGCTAGTCTACTTCAAGGATGAGACGCACAGTATCCACTTCGCCCTTAGTCCGGATGGCTATCGTTTTAGTGACGTGAACGAGGGGCGACCGGTCATCGACGGGGCCGAAATTGCTGAGCAGAAGGGGGTGCGAGACCCGCACCTCATGCGCGGGCCAGATGGCACCTTCTACATGGCGGCCACTGACCTCCACATCTACGGGCAGGCCGCGGGCCATCGATCGTCCCGTTGGCAGCGCGACGCCAACCAGTTTGGTTGGGGCAATAACCGGGCGGTGGTGTTGATGAAGTCTACCGACTTGATTACCTGGACGCACAAGGTGGTCCGAATCGATCAAGCCTTCCCCGGTTTCGAAGGGATCGGCAGCGCCTGGGCGCCCGAGCTGATCTACGACCATGGCAAGAAGAAGGTCATGCTCTACTTCTCGATGCGGTTTGGGAAAGCGCAAGACCGCCTCTACTATTCCTACCTAAACGACGAATTCACAGAGATGTCGGAACCGCCAAAGCTGCTGTTCGACTACCCGATCGATTGCAGTTATATCGACGGCGACATCACCCAAGTCGGCAACGAATTCCACCTGTTCTACGTGCCCCACGATGGCACGCCAGGCGTCAAGCAAGCGGTCTCAGACCGCTTGACCGAAGGGTACGCATACGACCCGGCGTGGTACGATTCGGAGCAGCTCAAATGCGAGGCTCCGAACGTCTGGAAACGGATCGGCGAAGACAGATGGGTGCTCATGTACGACATCTATGGCCTCAAGCCGCCCAACTTCGGCTTCCGTGAGACGACCGACTTCAAGACCTTTACCGACCTGGGGCGTTTCAATGAGGGTCCGATGAAGGCCAGCAACTTTGAGCGTCCCAAGCACGGATCGGTCGTCCGCCTCACTCGTCGCGAGGCCGAGACGCTATCGAGACACTGGGGATTCACGCTGAGCTTTGACTGA
- a CDS encoding type II toxin-antitoxin system VapC family toxin, translating to MRLLVDTNILLRASQPDSPLFETCVRAVEALPAAGYTGFLVPQVVYEYWVVATRPADVNGLAFSVEQTTLEVARLATLLPLLPDDRGVFEQWQALVTRYGVAGKNAHDARLVAAMQRHRLTHLLTLNADDFARYDEVRVLSPAELAAG from the coding sequence GTGAGGCTGCTGGTCGACACCAACATTTTGCTCCGGGCGTCGCAGCCCGACTCGCCGCTGTTTGAGACCTGCGTCCGGGCCGTCGAGGCGTTGCCCGCCGCCGGCTACACCGGCTTCTTGGTCCCGCAGGTGGTCTACGAGTACTGGGTCGTGGCCACGCGGCCGGCCGACGTGAACGGCCTGGCCTTCTCGGTCGAGCAGACGACGCTCGAGGTCGCCCGGCTGGCGACGCTGCTGCCCCTGCTCCCGGACGACCGGGGCGTGTTTGAGCAGTGGCAGGCCTTGGTGACCAGGTACGGCGTCGCGGGCAAGAACGCCCACGACGCACGACTCGTGGCGGCGATGCAGCGGCATCGCCTGACGCACCTGCTGACGCTCAACGCGGACGATTTTGCCCGCTACGACGAGGTGCGGGTGCTGTCGCCAGCGGAGCTGGCGGCGGGCTAA